In one window of Methanoculleus chikugoensis DNA:
- a CDS encoding TIGR00725 family protein: MQIAVIGREDCSAEEYEAAETIGYLIAGNHETVCCGGLGGVMEAACRGAKEAGGTTVGILPETGEGNPYLDIVIRTGMGHARNVVLVHSADAVIAVGGGYGTLSEIAVSLKTDKPVFGLSTWKIEGVFVCATPEEAVILAVRAARLSRPSRSPRDPGEPS; the protein is encoded by the coding sequence ATGCAGATCGCAGTCATCGGGAGGGAGGACTGCTCCGCTGAGGAGTATGAAGCGGCTGAGACTATCGGCTACCTCATCGCCGGGAATCACGAGACCGTCTGCTGCGGCGGCCTCGGCGGGGTGATGGAGGCCGCCTGCAGGGGTGCAAAAGAGGCCGGCGGGACGACCGTGGGCATCCTCCCGGAGACCGGGGAGGGGAACCCCTACCTCGATATCGTCATCCGCACCGGGATGGGCCACGCGAGGAACGTCGTCCTCGTTCACTCGGCCGACGCGGTGATCGCCGTCGGAGGAGGCTACGGCACGCTCTCGGAGATCGCAGTCAGCCTCAAGACGGACAAGCCCGTCTTCGGCCTCTCTACCTGGAAGATAGAGGGGGTGTTTGTCTGCGCCACGCCCGAGGAGGCGGTCATCCTCGCAGTTCGCGCAGCACGCCTGTCTCGGCCGTCTCGTAGCCCCCGAGATCCCGGAGAACCTTCTTGA
- a CDS encoding molybdopterin biosynthesis protein yields MVKRYLSVISLAEARALVESSFSAVPGVVRVPVNPGAVGRITAEPIFARFSVPAIHLSAMDGIAVRSANTVGANEQNPVTLPDAARVNTGNIVPPGYDAVIMIEDVWVGSKSDDFSRSAPVERRDGETYTVRKPVSPWQHVRPVGEDIGESEMILPRGHRIRPHDLGALANYGVTEVAVISLRAGLIPTGSELVPAGEMPPPGKVVESNTLMAASVLAEAGVEAHRYGIVPDDYNMIREAVRRGVAENDVLLVSAGSSAGTRDYTADIIRDLGEVLAHGVAIKPGKPVIIGRIEGKPVIGLPGYPLAAATVLREIVMPLVARYGMPVREPEHVAARLTTSLHSDIGTDEFVLLSAGRIGERWVAVPQSRGAGVQMSAVRANGYMQIPSQKEGAEAGEAVDVRLTVPHAEAEEAVLVTGSHDPALDHLADLVRPRGVDVHSTHVGSMGGVIALKKQECHAAPMHLLAPDGTYNTHYLERYLPGADLVLLCVAERQQGVISRDGLGFEDLPGRTFVNRQRGSGTRMLLDHHLAERGIEPASISGYEREVTTHLAVALAVRTGEVDAGMGVYSAAKALDLAFVPVATERYELAMHREMLDDPRIAALIETVSSEAFKKVLRDLGGYETAETGVLRELRG; encoded by the coding sequence GTGGTGAAACGCTACCTCTCGGTGATATCGCTCGCGGAGGCGCGGGCGCTTGTAGAATCCTCTTTTTCGGCGGTTCCGGGAGTCGTCCGCGTTCCGGTGAATCCCGGGGCGGTGGGGAGGATCACCGCGGAGCCCATATTCGCCCGGTTCTCGGTCCCCGCCATCCATCTCTCGGCGATGGACGGGATCGCAGTCAGGAGTGCCAATACCGTCGGCGCGAACGAGCAGAACCCGGTGACCCTCCCGGACGCGGCGCGGGTCAATACGGGGAACATCGTCCCGCCCGGCTACGACGCGGTGATCATGATCGAGGACGTCTGGGTCGGGTCGAAGTCTGACGACTTCTCCCGCTCCGCTCCCGTGGAACGTCGCGACGGCGAGACCTACACCGTCCGAAAGCCGGTCAGCCCCTGGCAGCACGTCCGCCCGGTCGGCGAGGACATCGGCGAGTCGGAGATGATCCTCCCGAGGGGGCACCGGATCCGGCCGCACGACCTCGGGGCGCTCGCAAACTACGGCGTCACGGAGGTTGCGGTCATCAGTCTCCGGGCGGGCCTGATCCCCACCGGGAGCGAACTCGTGCCGGCGGGTGAGATGCCTCCGCCCGGGAAGGTGGTGGAGAGCAACACCCTGATGGCCGCGTCCGTCCTCGCGGAGGCGGGCGTGGAGGCGCACCGCTACGGGATCGTCCCGGACGACTACAATATGATCCGGGAGGCGGTCAGGCGCGGCGTCGCGGAGAACGACGTCCTGCTCGTCTCGGCGGGATCGTCCGCCGGAACGCGGGACTACACCGCCGATATCATCCGCGATCTCGGCGAGGTGCTGGCGCACGGGGTCGCCATCAAACCCGGAAAGCCGGTGATCATCGGCAGGATCGAGGGGAAACCGGTGATCGGGCTCCCGGGCTATCCCCTTGCAGCGGCGACGGTGCTCCGCGAGATCGTCATGCCCCTCGTCGCCCGCTACGGTATGCCCGTCCGCGAGCCCGAACATGTTGCCGCCCGGCTGACCACAAGCCTCCACTCCGATATCGGAACCGACGAGTTCGTCCTCCTCTCGGCAGGAAGGATCGGCGAACGCTGGGTGGCGGTGCCCCAGTCACGGGGCGCGGGCGTCCAGATGAGCGCGGTGCGGGCGAACGGCTACATGCAGATCCCGTCGCAGAAGGAAGGGGCCGAGGCGGGGGAGGCCGTGGACGTCCGGCTCACCGTCCCCCACGCAGAGGCGGAGGAGGCGGTGCTCGTCACCGGCAGCCACGACCCCGCCCTCGACCACCTGGCCGACCTGGTGCGGCCGCGCGGCGTCGACGTCCACTCCACCCATGTCGGGAGCATGGGCGGGGTGATTGCACTGAAGAAGCAGGAGTGCCACGCGGCTCCGATGCACCTCCTCGCCCCCGACGGCACCTATAACACCCATTACCTGGAGCGCTACCTGCCGGGCGCCGACCTCGTCCTCCTCTGCGTGGCGGAGCGCCAGCAGGGCGTCATCTCCCGCGACGGCCTCGGATTTGAGGACCTGCCCGGCCGGACGTTCGTCAACCGGCAGAGGGGGTCGGGGACAAGGATGCTCCTTGACCACCATCTCGCGGAGCGCGGGATCGAACCGGCCTCCATCAGTGGCTACGAACGCGAGGTGACGACGCACCTTGCGGTGGCGCTTGCCGTCCGGACCGGCGAGGTCGACGCGGGAATGGGGGTCTACAGCGCCGCAAAAGCGCTCGATCTCGCGTTCGTCCCGGTGGCGACGGAGCGCTACGAGCTCGCTATGCACCGCGAGATGCTCGACGACCCGCGGATCGCGGCTCTCATCGAGACCGTCTCCTCGGAGGCGTTCAAGAAGGTTCTCCGGGATCTCGGGGGCTACGAGACGGCCGAGACAGGCGTGCTGCGCGAACTGCGAGGATGA
- the glp gene encoding gephyrin-like molybdotransferase Glp — protein MSLFLEVVSVAEAVEAVRRIAPPLGYEDVPLEDALHRVLARDVHADIDIPGFDRSTVDGYAVAAAETTGASEAIPAMLQCRGRVGMGSADAGSISPGSCRYVPTGGALPAGADAVVMIEHAEQIGDDILVHRPVAPGENVVFCGEDFRGGKAALERGRVLTPREIGVAAAIGADRVSVVQVPKIGIISTGNELVPVVETPGPGEVRDANSYLAGAFVTERGCHPVYFGIVRDERAVLKRAVSSALERCDAVLVSGGSSKDERDNTAAVVAELGEVLVHGIAIAPGKPTIIGTARGKPVIGLPGHPASAFVVLVAVVDHLLAAMRQTAVSRRTVRARLTQNIPSTRGREDYVRVRLGDGEATPVFGKSGLLNTLVQSEGLVRIPASSEGFEVDEEVEVILW, from the coding sequence ATGAGCCTTTTTCTCGAGGTCGTATCCGTCGCCGAGGCCGTGGAGGCGGTGCGGAGGATCGCGCCGCCGCTTGGGTACGAGGACGTGCCGCTCGAAGACGCCCTGCACCGGGTTCTCGCGAGGGACGTCCATGCCGATATCGACATCCCGGGGTTCGACCGCTCGACGGTCGACGGCTACGCTGTCGCCGCGGCCGAGACCACCGGGGCGTCCGAGGCCATCCCGGCGATGCTCCAGTGCCGGGGCCGGGTCGGGATGGGGAGCGCGGATGCCGGGAGCATCTCCCCCGGATCGTGTCGCTACGTCCCCACCGGCGGAGCTCTCCCTGCGGGCGCGGACGCGGTGGTGATGATCGAGCACGCCGAGCAGATCGGGGACGATATCCTGGTCCACCGCCCGGTGGCGCCGGGGGAGAACGTGGTCTTCTGCGGCGAAGACTTCAGGGGGGGGAAGGCGGCTCTGGAACGGGGGCGCGTGCTGACCCCCCGCGAGATCGGCGTTGCCGCGGCGATCGGCGCCGACCGGGTCAGCGTGGTGCAGGTGCCGAAGATCGGGATCATCTCGACGGGGAACGAACTTGTCCCTGTCGTCGAGACCCCCGGGCCGGGCGAGGTGCGGGACGCGAACTCCTACCTCGCCGGCGCCTTCGTGACCGAACGGGGCTGCCATCCGGTCTACTTCGGGATCGTCAGGGACGAACGGGCGGTGCTGAAACGGGCGGTCTCTTCTGCGCTTGAGCGGTGCGACGCGGTTCTGGTCTCGGGAGGCTCGTCGAAGGACGAGCGGGACAACACCGCCGCGGTCGTCGCGGAACTCGGCGAGGTGCTGGTGCACGGGATCGCCATCGCCCCCGGAAAACCCACCATCATCGGGACGGCACGGGGCAAACCGGTCATCGGGCTCCCCGGGCACCCGGCCTCGGCCTTCGTCGTGCTCGTCGCCGTCGTCGATCATCTCCTCGCGGCGATGCGGCAGACCGCCGTCTCCCGGCGAACCGTCCGCGCACGGCTGACCCAGAACATCCCCTCCACCCGCGGGCGGGAGGACTATGTCCGGGTCCGTCTCGGCGACGGGGAGGCGACACCGGTCTTCGGGAAGTCGGGACTCCTCAACACCCTGGTACAGAGCGAGGGGCTGGTGCGGATCCCGGCATCGAGCGAGGGGTTCGAGGTCGACGAAGAGGTCGAGGTGATCCTGTGGTGA
- a CDS encoding D-aminoacyl-tRNA deacylase, producing the protein MRIALINSKQDTAGVTIRHHLETLLVAGGRWPLAERHELTFCEVAGRLIHQDRIDREVDADLILFISRHASVHPTPALTVHVTGNYEAADLGGEPGRLAPAAPAWMHAILGNLAARAPEGYRVSYEVTHHGPTELSTPSLFVEIGSTATEWADPAAGRAVAESILAAEPQETINLLGFGGTHYAVRQTGIALSSRGAFGHIVPTRQIGAIDPDLLRVMQEASGAVAAYIDRKSLSKDEAGRVERMLDDAGLLLLSESEIREASGLAWTTYLRVRSLAEEIAPGSRVRIHDLVGEGNPAVVRIVPDLIEETIKSDRSDFLNGLDLLPVAHLSSGSTEVLSTFIGFESASSRLARDITTLCVKLLLICENAVIDGDHLVLRKVRFDPEKARRHGVPKGPLFAMLAGGKAVEFEGRRITPDAVQTTSVKRIHIPGLEKYI; encoded by the coding sequence ATGCGGATCGCGCTGATCAATTCAAAACAGGACACTGCAGGGGTAACCATCAGACACCACCTCGAGACCCTGCTCGTGGCGGGCGGGCGGTGGCCGCTTGCCGAACGGCATGAACTGACGTTCTGCGAGGTCGCAGGAAGGCTGATCCATCAGGACCGGATCGACCGGGAGGTCGATGCCGATCTCATCCTTTTCATATCCCGGCATGCGAGCGTACACCCGACGCCCGCCCTGACGGTGCACGTCACCGGCAACTACGAGGCCGCCGATCTCGGCGGGGAGCCGGGGAGACTCGCTCCGGCAGCTCCCGCGTGGATGCACGCAATCCTCGGCAACCTCGCCGCCCGTGCCCCGGAGGGCTACCGTGTCTCCTACGAGGTGACGCACCACGGCCCGACGGAGCTCTCGACGCCCTCGCTCTTCGTCGAGATCGGGTCGACCGCGACCGAATGGGCCGATCCGGCCGCCGGGCGAGCGGTTGCGGAGAGCATCCTTGCCGCGGAGCCGCAGGAGACGATCAACCTCCTCGGTTTCGGCGGCACCCACTACGCCGTGCGGCAGACCGGGATTGCTCTCTCTTCCCGGGGAGCCTTCGGACACATCGTCCCGACGCGGCAGATCGGCGCTATCGATCCCGATCTCCTCCGGGTGATGCAGGAGGCGAGCGGCGCCGTGGCGGCCTACATCGACAGGAAATCGCTCTCGAAGGACGAAGCCGGGCGGGTCGAGCGGATGCTCGACGATGCCGGGCTCCTCCTCCTCTCCGAGTCGGAGATCCGGGAGGCGTCCGGTCTTGCGTGGACCACCTACCTCCGGGTCAGGTCTCTCGCCGAAGAGATTGCTCCCGGGTCACGCGTTCGCATCCACGATCTTGTGGGAGAGGGGAATCCCGCTGTGGTCAGGATTGTGCCCGATCTGATTGAAGAAACGATTAAATCCGACAGATCGGATTTTCTCAACGGTCTCGACCTGTTGCCCGTCGCCCATCTCTCCTCAGGGTCTACAGAGGTATTATCGACGTTTATCGGCTTTGAAAGCGCATCGTCCCGACTCGCAAGAGATATAACTACCCTGTGCGTAAAACTCTTACTTATCTGTGAAAATGCTGTTATCGACGGTGATCACCTCGTCCTCCGGAAGGTGCGGTTCGACCCCGAGAAGGCGCGCAGACACGGGGTGCCGAAAGGGCCGCTCTTCGCCATGCTTGCCGGCGGAAAGGCGGTCGAGTTCGAGGGCCGAAGGATCACACCCGATGCAGTGCAGACAACCAGCGTGAAGCGGATACATATCCCGGGATTGGAGAAATACATATGA
- the ftsZ gene encoding cell division protein FtsZ gives MKSIVEEALSRAREDQRFAEPTEVDKELEELLMELRTEIAVVGCGGGGSNTVTRMTEEGINGARLIALNTDAQHLVRTRADTRILIGRQRTRGLGAGSIPQVGEEAAIETEDEIKRAVEGCDMVFITTGLGGGTGTGSAPVVAKAAREEGALTIAVVTLPFTVEGAIRGQNAEAGLERLREVADTVIVVPNDRLLEVVPRLPLHAAFKVSDEVLMRAVKGITELITMPGLVNLDFADVRTVMERGGVAMIGMGESDSEDKAADSVKKALRSPLLDVDISGATAALVNVVGGPDMTMSEAEGVIQEVYDRIDPDARIIWGAQVDPDMQGKMRTLLVVTGVRSPQIYGRNEKSMPRMMKQFEIDFLK, from the coding sequence ATGAAATCCATCGTAGAAGAGGCACTTTCACGGGCGCGAGAGGACCAGCGCTTTGCTGAGCCCACGGAGGTCGACAAAGAGCTTGAAGAGCTCCTTATGGAACTCCGGACTGAGATTGCAGTCGTCGGGTGCGGGGGGGGCGGTTCGAACACGGTGACCCGGATGACGGAGGAAGGGATCAACGGGGCGCGGCTGATCGCTCTCAACACCGACGCGCAGCACCTGGTCAGAACACGGGCGGATACCCGGATCCTCATCGGGAGACAGAGGACCCGCGGTCTCGGCGCCGGCTCGATCCCTCAGGTTGGCGAAGAGGCGGCCATCGAGACCGAAGACGAGATCAAGCGGGCCGTCGAGGGGTGCGACATGGTATTCATCACCACCGGGCTTGGGGGCGGCACCGGTACCGGCTCCGCACCCGTGGTCGCGAAAGCTGCCCGGGAGGAGGGCGCACTGACCATTGCGGTGGTCACCCTGCCGTTCACGGTGGAAGGCGCTATCCGGGGCCAGAACGCTGAGGCCGGCCTCGAGCGGCTCCGTGAGGTTGCGGATACCGTCATCGTCGTCCCGAACGACCGGCTGCTCGAGGTCGTGCCCCGGCTTCCGCTCCACGCCGCGTTCAAGGTCTCGGACGAGGTGCTGATGCGGGCGGTCAAGGGCATCACCGAGCTCATCACGATGCCCGGTCTCGTGAACCTCGACTTCGCCGATGTCCGGACGGTCATGGAGCGCGGAGGCGTCGCGATGATCGGGATGGGCGAGAGCGACAGCGAGGACAAAGCCGCCGACTCGGTCAAGAAGGCGCTGCGCTCCCCGCTGCTCGATGTCGACATCTCCGGGGCGACCGCAGCCCTCGTCAACGTGGTCGGCGGGCCCGATATGACCATGTCCGAGGCGGAAGGCGTCATCCAGGAGGTCTACGACCGCATCGATCCCGACGCCCGCATCATCTGGGGTGCCCAGGTCGACCCCGATATGCAGGGCAAGATGCGGACGCTGCTTGTGGTCACCGGCGTCCGGTCACCACAAATATATGGGAGAAACGAAAAGAGTATGCCACGCATGATGAAACAGTTTGAGATCGACTTCCTGAAGTGA
- a CDS encoding protein translocase SEC61 complex subunit gamma codes for MMDYKETLKEVKSFKIEEELFKKYWRVLKLARTPTRDEFSKIAIVAAAGIMLIGLVGFIIYEIMLVLPK; via the coding sequence ATGATGGATTATAAAGAGACGTTGAAGGAAGTAAAGTCGTTCAAGATCGAGGAGGAACTCTTCAAAAAGTACTGGCGGGTGCTGAAACTGGCACGGACGCCGACCCGCGACGAGTTCTCCAAGATCGCCATTGTGGCGGCGGCCGGGATCATGCTCATCGGCCTTGTCGGCTTTATCATATACGAGATCATGCTGGTACTGCCCAAATGA
- a CDS encoding transcription elongation factor Spt5 yields MAESANRIYAIKTTAKQERTVADNIEKVTREQKDIHVVAVMVPEELKGYVLVESPDSIARIEQLVELIPHARAVVQGSTALSEVEHFLVPKKAVTGITEGTIVEIIAGPFKSEKAVVKRVDTGKEEITVELYESMIPIPITVRGDSVRVVERSDEMS; encoded by the coding sequence ATGGCTGAGAGCGCAAACAGGATATACGCGATAAAGACGACCGCAAAACAGGAGCGGACGGTAGCCGACAACATCGAGAAGGTGACCCGCGAGCAGAAGGACATCCATGTGGTGGCCGTTATGGTTCCCGAAGAACTGAAAGGCTACGTCCTCGTGGAGAGCCCTGACTCCATCGCCCGTATAGAGCAGTTGGTGGAGCTGATCCCCCACGCGCGTGCGGTGGTGCAGGGTTCGACGGCTCTCTCCGAGGTGGAGCATTTCCTGGTGCCGAAGAAGGCGGTCACCGGCATCACCGAGGGCACCATCGTCGAGATCATCGCCGGCCCGTTCAAGAGCGAGAAGGCGGTCGTCAAGCGCGTCGACACCGGAAAGGAAGAGATCACGGTCGAACTCTACGAGAGTATGATTCCGATCCCGATTACGGTCCGCGGCGACTCCGTTCGCGTCGTGGAGCGGTCGGACGAGATGTCCTGA
- a CDS encoding 50S ribosomal protein L11 — protein MAETVEVLVPGGKATAGPPLGPALGPLGINVKAVVDEINKKTAEFNGMQVPVTVTVDDKKNFTIEVGIPPTTALVMKEAGIAKGSAEPGAQVAGNLPLEAAVRIARMKFDGMLSYDLKSAVKEVLGTCVSVGVTIEGRKPREMIQAINDGEYDGVLVA, from the coding sequence ATGGCAGAAACGGTCGAGGTATTGGTACCCGGCGGCAAGGCAACAGCAGGCCCGCCTCTGGGGCCCGCGCTCGGACCTCTCGGTATCAACGTGAAGGCTGTCGTCGACGAGATCAACAAGAAAACAGCCGAATTCAACGGCATGCAGGTGCCGGTGACGGTCACGGTCGACGATAAGAAGAACTTCACGATTGAGGTGGGCATCCCGCCCACGACGGCGCTCGTCATGAAAGAGGCCGGTATTGCGAAAGGTTCGGCAGAGCCGGGTGCTCAGGTGGCAGGCAATCTGCCGCTGGAGGCCGCCGTCCGTATTGCCCGTATGAAGTTTGATGGCATGCTCTCGTACGATCTGAAGTCCGCGGTCAAAGAGGTCCTCGGAACGTGCGTAAGCGTCGGCGTCACCATCGAGGGGAGAAAACCCCGCGAGATGATCCAGGCCATCAATGACGGGGAGTACGACGGCGTACTCGTCGCATAG
- a CDS encoding 50S ribosomal protein L1: protein MVDKTSIQKAVVTALEKAPERKFKESVDITVNLRNIDMSQPKNRIDETIHLPHGFDNVKIAVLGKGDITTQAKEVNVDLIIGPEEIERLGGEPREARKVADEYRFFLAETAMMPLVGRYLGVRLGPRGRMPMPVPQGMDIRPIVQRLRSSVKVRTKDKKVFHAKVGTSGMDSEQIAENIDTVLRRVESVLESGAMNIHSVYVKTTMGPAVRVI from the coding sequence ATGGTTGATAAAACCAGTATACAGAAAGCCGTTGTAACGGCACTGGAGAAGGCTCCGGAACGGAAGTTCAAGGAGAGCGTGGATATCACCGTCAACCTCAGGAATATCGACATGTCCCAGCCCAAGAATCGTATTGATGAGACGATTCACCTCCCGCACGGTTTTGACAACGTCAAGATCGCAGTTCTCGGGAAGGGCGATATCACCACGCAGGCAAAAGAGGTGAACGTGGACCTCATCATCGGACCTGAGGAGATCGAGCGGCTCGGGGGAGAGCCCCGCGAAGCGCGCAAGGTGGCGGATGAGTACCGGTTCTTCCTTGCCGAGACGGCAATGATGCCGCTCGTCGGTCGGTATCTCGGTGTCAGGCTCGGTCCACGCGGACGGATGCCGATGCCGGTTCCGCAGGGAATGGATATCCGGCCCATCGTTCAGCGTCTCCGGAGCTCCGTGAAGGTCCGGACGAAGGACAAGAAGGTCTTCCACGCAAAGGTCGGAACTTCCGGGATGGATTCCGAGCAGATCGCCGAGAACATCGATACGGTTCTCCGGAGGGTCGAGTCCGTCCTCGAGAGCGGCGCGATGAATATCCACTCGGTCTACGTGAAGACGACCATGGGGCCGGCAGTGAGGGTGATCTGA